One genomic segment of Mesoterricola silvestris includes these proteins:
- the nagB gene encoding glucosamine-6-phosphate deaminase has protein sequence MEVIIAPDRHKAALLVARIVAKELRADPRLVLGLATGRTMERVYACLVDLHRGEGLDFSVCSTFNLDEYIGIPADHPCSYRRYMDEHLFAQVNVAPGRTHLPDGMAPDLGAECRRYESLIQAAGGIGLQLLGIGSDGHIGFNEPLSALRSRTREKALTPSTLEQNAPMFGGDPAAVPRRAITMGVGTILDSRRCLMLVTGESKAAILAKAVEGPITSMVTASALQLHPRCQVVVDEEAAAHLQGIDYYRWIFANEPEWAEFRGA, from the coding sequence ATGGAAGTCATCATCGCCCCCGACCGCCACAAGGCCGCGCTCCTCGTGGCCCGCATCGTCGCCAAGGAACTGCGGGCCGACCCCCGCCTCGTCCTGGGCCTGGCCACGGGCCGCACCATGGAGCGGGTCTACGCCTGTCTCGTGGACCTCCACCGCGGGGAGGGCCTGGACTTCTCAGTCTGCTCCACCTTCAACCTCGACGAATACATCGGCATCCCCGCCGACCACCCCTGTTCCTACCGCCGCTACATGGACGAGCACCTCTTCGCCCAGGTGAACGTCGCCCCCGGGCGCACCCACCTCCCCGACGGCATGGCCCCGGACCTGGGCGCCGAGTGCCGGCGCTACGAGAGCCTGATCCAGGCCGCCGGCGGCATAGGCCTCCAGCTCCTGGGCATCGGCAGCGACGGCCACATCGGCTTCAACGAACCCCTCTCCGCCCTGCGCAGCCGCACCCGCGAAAAGGCCCTCACCCCCTCCACCCTGGAGCAGAACGCCCCCATGTTCGGAGGCGACCCCGCCGCCGTCCCCCGCCGCGCGATCACCATGGGCGTGGGCACCATCCTGGATTCCCGCCGCTGCCTGATGCTCGTGACCGGCGAATCCAAGGCCGCCATCCTCGCCAAGGCCGTGGAGGGCCCCATCACCTCCATGGTCACCGCCTCCGCCCTGCAGCTGCACCCCCGCTGCCAGGTGGTGGTGGACGAGGAAGCCGCCGCCCACCTCCAGGGCATCGACTACTACCGCTGGATCTTCGCCAACGAACCCGAGTGGGCGGAGTTCCGGGGCGCCTGA
- a CDS encoding type I restriction endonuclease yields the protein MDFLDQIKLLASKVQTQLPHLQTEEATKNALVLPFIKALGYDVFDPTEVRPELDADVGIKKGEKVDYAILRDGKPIILFECKKVGTDLGLVQFSQLFRYFTVTEARFAILTNGTQYRFFTDLEERNKMDERPFLEFDIQDFKDQDTEELKKFTKPVFDVSTILNTAMDLKYTREFKRLLTDEFNAPCDELISLLSRRVYNGRMTQPIREQFSTLIRRAFHQMISERIGKSLQIALEGNQAQERELATPDPVIAAPTEDESKIITTAEEWEGFFIIRAILCQDVDPKKVTIRDGQTYCAVLFEDNNRKPLCRLWFNTAKKAIGIFNEERKEEKIPIQDLSDIYKHSDRLRKTLDIYLAKA from the coding sequence ATGGACTTCCTGGACCAGATCAAGCTCCTTGCGTCAAAAGTGCAAACGCAGCTTCCGCACCTCCAAACAGAGGAAGCAACCAAGAACGCGTTGGTCTTGCCATTCATCAAGGCACTGGGATATGACGTATTTGATCCTACGGAGGTTCGCCCTGAACTTGATGCCGATGTCGGAATAAAGAAGGGAGAGAAGGTTGACTACGCAATTTTGCGGGACGGGAAACCGATCATTCTTTTCGAGTGCAAAAAAGTCGGAACCGATCTTGGCTTGGTCCAGTTCTCCCAGCTATTCAGATATTTCACGGTGACGGAGGCTCGTTTTGCCATCCTTACCAACGGCACCCAATACCGGTTCTTCACCGATCTGGAGGAGCGCAACAAGATGGATGAGCGCCCCTTCCTGGAGTTCGACATCCAGGATTTCAAGGACCAGGACACCGAAGAATTGAAGAAATTCACCAAGCCCGTTTTTGACGTCAGCACGATTCTCAACACGGCTATGGATTTGAAATACACCAGGGAATTTAAAAGGCTGCTCACAGATGAATTCAACGCCCCATGCGATGAACTGATCTCCCTGCTTTCCAGGCGTGTCTATAACGGCAGGATGACCCAGCCAATACGCGAGCAGTTTTCCACCCTGATACGCCGTGCTTTTCATCAGATGATCAGTGAACGCATTGGCAAAAGTCTGCAGATTGCACTCGAAGGCAATCAAGCCCAAGAACGAGAGTTGGCAACTCCCGATCCCGTCATAGCTGCTCCAACGGAAGATGAGTCGAAAATCATCACCACCGCCGAGGAGTGGGAGGGATTTTTCATCATCCGGGCAATTCTTTGCCAGGATGTAGATCCAAAGAAGGTGACTATCCGTGACGGACAAACATACTGCGCCGTCCTTTTCGAGGACAACAACCGGAAACCGTTATGCCGCCTCTGGTTTAATACAGCAAAAAAAGCCATCGGAATATTCAATGAAGAACGAAAGGAGGAAAAAATTCCGATCCAGGATCTTTCAGACATCTATAAGCATTCAGATCGCCTCCGAAAGACTCTCGACATCTACCTAGCGAAGGCGTGA
- a CDS encoding ABC transporter ATP-binding protein — translation MSAHLEARDLTIALRGGNLLVDRLSFDLAPGRTLGLVGESGSGKSLTALALLGLLSEERFEVAGHLRILGEEPRDWRRLRGKVIAMVFQEPRLALNPRMAVGRQIAEVLELHRGLPRGEAARGAAHWLDRVGIAAARAGDVPATFSGGMLQRICIAMALAAGPRILVADEPTTALDTTVQAQVLDLVANLQRELGLAVLLVTHDLPLAAQRCDDLLVIYAGRPMESGPTARVLGHPRHRYTEALIACARFPREAGAPLAAIPGQVPLVTPQAIPPCVFADRCAAARDDCLSRPYTWFPEGHACFHPPGEAP, via the coding sequence GTGAGCGCGCACCTGGAGGCCCGGGACCTCACCATCGCTTTGCGGGGCGGGAACCTCCTGGTGGACCGCCTTTCCTTCGACCTGGCTCCGGGCCGCACCCTGGGCCTGGTGGGCGAGAGCGGCTCGGGCAAGAGCCTCACGGCCCTGGCCCTCCTGGGCCTCCTGTCCGAGGAGCGCTTCGAGGTGGCGGGGCACCTGCGGATCCTGGGGGAGGAGCCCCGGGACTGGAGGCGCCTGCGGGGCAAGGTCATCGCCATGGTCTTCCAGGAGCCCCGCCTGGCCCTGAACCCCCGCATGGCCGTGGGCAGGCAGATCGCCGAGGTGCTGGAACTGCACCGGGGCCTCCCCCGGGGCGAGGCCGCGCGGGGAGCGGCCCACTGGCTGGACCGGGTGGGCATCGCCGCCGCCCGCGCCGGGGACGTGCCCGCCACCTTCTCGGGCGGCATGCTCCAGCGCATCTGCATCGCCATGGCCCTGGCGGCGGGGCCCCGCATCCTCGTGGCCGACGAGCCCACCACCGCCCTCGACACCACCGTCCAGGCCCAGGTGCTGGACCTGGTGGCCAACCTGCAGCGGGAACTGGGCCTGGCGGTGCTCCTGGTGACCCACGACCTGCCCCTGGCCGCCCAGCGCTGCGACGATCTGCTGGTGATCTACGCCGGGCGCCCCATGGAAAGCGGCCCCACCGCCCGCGTCCTGGGCCACCCCCGGCACCGGTACACCGAGGCGCTCATCGCCTGCGCGAGGTTCCCCCGGGAGGCCGGCGCGCCCCTGGCGGCCATCCCCGGCCAGGTGCCCCTGGTCACCCCCCAGGCCATCCCCCCCTGCGTCTTCGCGGACCGGTGCGCCGCCGCGCGGGACGACTGCCTCAGCCGGCCCTACACCTGGTTCCCCGAAGGCCACGCCTGCTTCCATCCCCCCGGGGAGGCCCCATGA
- a CDS encoding DUF3887 domain-containing protein, with the protein MRCSKCESLNLEDATTCFNCGEILPRSPHPYEAPAADLTSGPRKGFRAIWILWGCGGLVVAFLLLLASCFLMVKGGLQAGDREFAPAVESYLAKVRAGDYHGAYKDFGEELHSAVKEENYLALEKGFQEKLGPLKEKKPQFVQIGSDLKGKWGRIVYTCEFENAKGTISFSLRKKGDSWSIVEIRYDSPLFLEYLKAKEPS; encoded by the coding sequence TTGCGATGCTCGAAATGTGAAAGCCTGAACCTGGAGGATGCGACAACCTGCTTCAACTGCGGTGAGATCCTGCCCCGGTCTCCGCACCCCTACGAGGCTCCTGCCGCGGACCTGACGAGCGGCCCAAGGAAGGGATTCCGAGCCATCTGGATCCTCTGGGGCTGTGGCGGACTTGTCGTTGCCTTCCTGCTCCTTCTGGCCAGTTGTTTCCTGATGGTCAAAGGCGGGCTTCAAGCCGGAGACCGCGAGTTCGCGCCCGCCGTGGAGTCCTACCTCGCCAAGGTACGGGCAGGCGATTATCACGGTGCCTACAAGGATTTTGGAGAGGAGCTGCATTCAGCGGTCAAGGAGGAGAACTATCTCGCCCTGGAGAAGGGCTTCCAGGAAAAGCTGGGACCCCTCAAGGAGAAGAAGCCTCAGTTCGTGCAGATCGGATCCGACCTCAAAGGAAAATGGGGCCGAATCGTCTACACCTGCGAATTTGAAAATGCCAAGGGGACGATATCCTTCTCCCTGCGTAAAAAGGGCGATTCGTGGTCCATCGTCGAAATACGATACGACTCGCCCCTATTCCTGGAATACCTTAAGGCCAAGGAACCCTCCTGA
- a CDS encoding type I restriction enzyme HsdR N-terminal domain-containing protein — protein sequence MEIRFIIPLLERLGYSEEDRVDGCTIEMTIGSRKVKGEADFVLYDGTNRSRDNVLLIVEAKRNGTRLEQAVEQARSYAMFLGAPFYLVTNGDDLRVFRFKSALETDVEVFQGTRETLGSRFHLLHGSISKSRVADLRRVLRR from the coding sequence GTGGAGATCCGATTCATCATTCCGCTCCTGGAACGACTTGGATATAGCGAGGAAGACCGGGTCGATGGCTGCACGATCGAGATGACAATAGGGAGCAGGAAAGTCAAAGGAGAAGCGGACTTTGTTCTTTACGATGGAACGAACCGGAGTCGGGACAATGTTCTCCTCATAGTCGAAGCAAAACGAAACGGGACCCGTCTTGAGCAGGCTGTAGAGCAGGCTAGAAGCTATGCCATGTTCCTTGGGGCACCGTTTTACCTGGTTACCAATGGTGATGATCTTCGTGTTTTCCGATTCAAAAGCGCATTGGAAACCGATGTCGAGGTATTCCAGGGGACCAGGGAAACCCTTGGATCCCGCTTCCATCTCCTTCATGGATCAATTTCCAAGTCCCGGGTCGCAGACCTTCGAAGGGTATTGAGGCGTTAA
- a CDS encoding ORC-CDC6 family AAA ATPase, which yields MSRTLKHPDLYPLICKLSPRAEKLDKDVVTKAFVDAGYLQRILCPTTQFVEGRRGTGKSHLFLYLNDYVNTGAAGESALSAYIDSRDIKQESGQDEAPSKEYASRFFRKFLQTLLLQLRVLDASVLLHNEFTRANTGYDLIVKRRSAEALDQIEKCIQGKKIETSRRFSENKKTLRDVKSKRGIELNLLTGSVLPSAKLEANSSNEFQNSENSDVSHSYEIVLDFSSIRDSMESFLKINDISIFYILIDEWSSVPLPVQPYFAEYIKRCFSPSSFFSVKIAILPFQTKFSDMKGQDIIGFEKTADIFAAIDLDGELLYGSHPEPCRVHMTNLLFKHLKHIAETYYPKSTLDIGSNPEKSISQLLNPQAIERMLVFSQGNSRDFLQLFQASFIHHYNRDHEMSDLINSKDVEIAAKELGAEKVENLQPNRDAYILFNSIIHHVLQVNRKHAFILDSKFQHNPLFAFLVHNRALHVWDKSYSSPSSKGKRFLVVAIDQAIIVEHLKSPSYRKLFGLPFTEEQQEELKSVSEDSNLADQIMTYDKPDKRSARYVALPEEIFVIDQTKTCPNCQSIIDQNHPVYKKANLCPKCGELIQLTLQG from the coding sequence ATGTCCAGGACGTTAAAGCATCCAGATTTATACCCCTTGATCTGTAAGCTCTCTCCAAGAGCCGAAAAGCTCGATAAAGACGTAGTTACAAAGGCCTTTGTGGATGCCGGATATCTTCAGCGAATCTTATGCCCAACAACTCAATTTGTCGAAGGGAGGCGGGGAACCGGGAAAAGCCACCTGTTCTTGTATTTAAACGACTATGTTAACACAGGCGCAGCCGGAGAATCTGCTTTGTCTGCATATATCGATTCCAGAGATATTAAGCAGGAGTCTGGACAAGATGAAGCGCCTTCAAAGGAATATGCTTCACGCTTTTTTAGGAAATTCTTGCAAACGCTTCTTCTTCAACTCCGGGTGCTTGACGCAAGCGTGCTACTTCACAACGAATTCACAAGGGCCAATACCGGCTATGACTTAATCGTAAAAAGGCGAAGCGCTGAAGCGCTCGATCAAATTGAGAAATGTATACAAGGCAAAAAAATTGAAACTTCCCGACGATTTTCGGAAAACAAGAAAACCTTAAGAGATGTCAAATCAAAGCGAGGAATCGAACTTAACCTTCTCACAGGAAGCGTGCTTCCTTCAGCAAAACTGGAAGCAAATTCGAGCAATGAATTTCAGAATTCTGAAAACTCTGATGTTTCTCATAGTTATGAAATTGTATTGGATTTCAGCAGCATCCGAGATTCTATGGAGTCATTTTTAAAAATTAACGATATTTCAATTTTTTACATTTTAATTGATGAATGGAGCTCTGTTCCGCTGCCCGTTCAACCATATTTTGCAGAATATATCAAGCGTTGCTTTTCGCCTTCTTCATTCTTTTCAGTAAAAATTGCTATTCTGCCATTTCAAACTAAATTTTCAGATATGAAAGGCCAAGATATTATTGGATTTGAAAAGACTGCTGATATTTTTGCTGCAATCGATCTAGATGGGGAATTGCTGTATGGTAGCCATCCGGAACCTTGCAGGGTCCATATGACTAACTTATTATTTAAACATCTCAAGCATATCGCAGAAACATACTACCCCAAATCCACTCTTGATATTGGATCAAATCCCGAAAAGTCGATATCGCAATTACTCAATCCACAAGCAATAGAAAGAATGCTTGTATTTTCACAAGGGAACTCACGAGATTTTCTTCAGCTATTTCAGGCAAGCTTTATTCATCATTATAATCGTGATCATGAAATGTCAGATTTAATCAATTCAAAGGACGTCGAGATTGCCGCAAAGGAACTTGGAGCAGAGAAGGTTGAGAATCTTCAACCAAATAGGGATGCTTATATATTATTCAATTCAATAATTCACCACGTGCTTCAGGTCAATCGAAAACACGCATTTATCCTAGATTCCAAGTTTCAGCATAATCCGCTATTTGCCTTTCTTGTTCACAACCGGGCGCTTCATGTATGGGACAAGAGTTATTCTTCCCCTTCTTCAAAGGGCAAGCGTTTCTTGGTCGTTGCTATTGATCAGGCCATCATTGTTGAGCACCTAAAAAGTCCAAGCTATAGAAAATTGTTTGGTCTCCCATTCACGGAGGAACAACAGGAGGAATTAAAATCTGTATCCGAAGACTCGAACCTAGCCGATCAAATCATGACATACGACAAGCCGGATAAGCGATCCGCGAGATATGTGGCACTTCCTGAAGAAATATTTGTCATTGACCAAACAAAAACTTGTCCAAATTGCCAATCTATCATTGACCAAAATCATCCAGTTTATAAAAAGGCGAATCTTTGTCCGAAGTGTGGAGAGTTGATCCAATTAACACTTCAGGGCTGA
- a CDS encoding Fic family protein, whose protein sequence is MRRESTGTFIVHATLGEEVRAFLPKPLPPDPPLAWNPSLLLRHQKASTALGRLDGVTTLLPDPTLFLYSYVRKEAVLSSQIEGTQSSLSDLLAYENRLAPGVPMEDVVEVSNYVAALDHGLKRLRDGFPLCLRLVREIHEVLLSRGRGSGKMPGEFRRSQNWIGGSRPGNAAFVPPPHESLPDCLSAWERFLHSDLDPLTKAALAHLQFETLHPFLDGNGRVGRLLISLLLSQEGVLREPMLYLSLFLKKHRSHYYALLQSVREDGDWERWLDFMFQGMAETAEGAVSVAKRLLAQFAEDRQKLQTIGVPASAFQVHHYVQKHPIASSSVLSQSERLAPSTINRAFDQLAKAGLLREITGGARNRLFAYDKVLEILNEG, encoded by the coding sequence ATGCGTCGAGAGTCAACCGGAACATTCATTGTCCATGCCACCCTCGGTGAGGAGGTGCGGGCCTTCTTGCCCAAACCCCTCCCTCCAGACCCTCCCTTGGCCTGGAACCCATCCCTGCTCCTGAGGCACCAGAAGGCGTCAACCGCCCTCGGCAGGCTGGATGGGGTCACGACCTTGCTTCCCGACCCGACGCTGTTTCTCTACAGCTACGTCCGAAAGGAAGCGGTGCTGTCTTCCCAGATCGAAGGCACTCAGTCATCCCTTTCGGATCTCCTTGCCTATGAAAACCGATTGGCGCCAGGCGTCCCCATGGAAGACGTGGTGGAAGTCTCGAACTACGTGGCCGCCCTTGATCATGGGTTGAAACGACTGAGGGATGGATTCCCTCTCTGCCTCAGGCTGGTAAGGGAGATTCACGAGGTACTGCTTTCCAGAGGCCGGGGCAGCGGCAAGATGCCCGGTGAATTCCGGCGTTCCCAGAACTGGATTGGCGGAAGCCGACCCGGGAACGCCGCCTTTGTGCCCCCTCCCCACGAATCGCTCCCGGATTGCCTTTCAGCATGGGAAAGATTCCTCCACTCCGATCTGGACCCGCTGACCAAGGCAGCCCTGGCCCACCTCCAATTCGAAACGCTCCACCCTTTCCTGGATGGCAACGGCCGAGTTGGCCGCCTTCTGATCTCTCTTCTCCTCAGCCAAGAGGGGGTCCTGCGCGAGCCCATGCTCTATTTGAGCCTATTCCTGAAGAAGCATCGGTCCCATTACTACGCCCTCCTTCAATCCGTCAGGGAGGATGGGGACTGGGAACGATGGTTGGACTTCATGTTTCAAGGAATGGCTGAAACCGCCGAGGGCGCCGTGAGCGTGGCCAAAAGGTTGCTCGCCCAATTTGCCGAAGACCGGCAGAAGCTACAAACGATCGGGGTGCCAGCCTCCGCATTCCAGGTGCACCACTACGTGCAAAAGCATCCCATCGCCTCATCGTCGGTGCTTTCCCAATCCGAAAGGTTGGCCCCATCGACCATCAACAGGGCCTTCGATCAGCTCGCCAAGGCCGGGCTTCTGAGGGAAATTACCGGAGGCGCAAGAAATCGTCTCTTCGCCTACGACAAAGTTTTGGAGATCCTCAATGAAGGGTAG
- a CDS encoding ferritin: MIGTATQNALNAQINAEQYTSQLYLAMSAHLSEKSFKGFAHWLRVQSAEEATHALKLVDFVLDRYGKLELRTINPPPTSFNGPTSIFEMVLAHEKENTASISKCYELAKSEGDHATEIALQWFVTEQVQEEIAVNEVVDQLRAIGEQGGAIWYLDHNLAKR, from the coding sequence ATGATCGGCACCGCCACCCAGAACGCGTTGAACGCCCAGATCAACGCCGAGCAGTACACCTCCCAGCTCTACCTCGCCATGAGCGCCCACCTCTCCGAGAAGAGCTTCAAGGGCTTCGCCCACTGGCTCCGGGTCCAGTCGGCGGAAGAGGCCACCCACGCACTGAAGCTGGTGGATTTCGTCCTGGACCGCTACGGGAAGCTGGAGCTGCGCACCATCAATCCCCCGCCCACCAGCTTCAACGGCCCCACCTCCATCTTCGAGATGGTGCTCGCCCACGAGAAGGAGAACACCGCCAGCATCAGCAAATGCTACGAACTGGCCAAGTCCGAAGGGGACCACGCCACCGAGATCGCCCTGCAGTGGTTCGTCACCGAGCAGGTCCAGGAGGAGATCGCCGTGAACGAGGTGGTGGACCAGCTCCGCGCCATCGGGGAGCAGGGCGGGGCCATCTGGTACCTGGACCACAACCTGGCCAAGCGGTAG
- a CDS encoding 4Fe-4S dicluster domain-containing protein, whose amino-acid sequence MTHVITEPCIGTKDTACVVVCPVDCIHPAKNEADFDKVDQLFIDPDSCIDCGACVSECPVSAIYPLEDVPGEYEAYIEKNAAHFKG is encoded by the coding sequence ATGACCCATGTGATCACGGAACCCTGCATCGGCACCAAGGACACGGCCTGCGTCGTGGTGTGCCCCGTGGACTGCATCCACCCCGCCAAGAACGAAGCCGACTTCGACAAGGTGGATCAGCTCTTCATCGATCCCGATAGCTGCATCGACTGCGGCGCTTGCGTGAGCGAGTGCCCGGTGTCCGCGATCTACCCCCTGGAGGACGTTCCGGGGGAATACGAGGCCTACATCGAAAAGAACGCCGCCCATTTCAAGGGGTAG
- a CDS encoding ABC transporter permease, with amino-acid sequence MTPRAKGLTGLTLLLLLLALSFLPRWIQACPFGMDLEFPTKTVCERALGGLGRSMALAGGVAGLTTALGILLALAGAQGKGAVDFAITKVSEFFFALPDILVLITMAFLLRTARDLGFLDLDPTLAVGASLSVIGWAVPALMFRARLKALGEAEFVAASRALGAGEAWILARHLLPQMKGFVLAVFLLRVPAVIFMESTISFLGFGLPPTTPSLGTYVGSNYRNLILGEWRIVVPVWILLLLISIGFSLVGKALLAGEDA; translated from the coding sequence ATGACCCCGCGCGCCAAGGGCCTCACGGGCCTCACCCTCCTCCTGCTCCTGCTGGCGCTGTCCTTCCTGCCCCGCTGGATCCAGGCCTGCCCCTTCGGCATGGACCTGGAGTTCCCCACGAAGACCGTCTGCGAGCGCGCCCTGGGGGGCCTGGGCCGCTCCATGGCCCTGGCCGGGGGCGTGGCGGGCCTCACCACCGCCCTGGGCATCCTGCTGGCCCTGGCCGGCGCCCAGGGCAAGGGCGCCGTGGATTTCGCCATCACCAAGGTCTCGGAATTCTTCTTCGCCCTGCCCGACATCCTGGTGCTCATCACCATGGCCTTCCTCCTGCGCACGGCCCGGGACCTGGGCTTCCTGGACCTGGACCCCACCCTGGCCGTGGGCGCCTCCCTTTCGGTGATCGGGTGGGCCGTGCCGGCCCTCATGTTCCGGGCCCGCCTCAAGGCCCTGGGCGAGGCGGAGTTCGTGGCCGCCAGCCGCGCCCTGGGCGCGGGCGAGGCCTGGATCCTGGCGCGCCACCTGCTGCCCCAGATGAAGGGCTTCGTCCTCGCGGTCTTCCTGCTGCGGGTGCCGGCGGTGATCTTCATGGAATCCACCATCAGCTTCCTGGGCTTCGGCCTGCCCCCCACCACCCCCAGCCTGGGCACGTACGTGGGAAGCAACTACCGCAACCTCATCCTGGGGGAATGGCGCATCGTCGTGCCCGTGTGGATCCTGCTCCTGCTCATCTCCATCGGCTTCTCCCTGGTGGGCAAGGCCCTCCTGGCGGGGGAGGACGCGTGA
- a CDS encoding ABC transporter ATP-binding protein → MNLLEARAIRKAYQGRPVLAGVGLALGEGRTLGLVGESGSGKTTFGRILMGLERPDAGEVLYRGEPMPPAGSPAWRALRRRIQAVHQDPSAVLNPFWSIQEILEEPLRVQGLARAQRRARIPALLDQVGLPAAVAPRLPAELSGGQKQRVVIARALSLAPDLLFADEPVSALDTSVQAQILNLLLEIRRERAMAMVIVSHNIDVVRHMAERTLVLRDGIIVEEGPSQALFDHPEHPFTRALVGALPRLASPL, encoded by the coding sequence ATGAACCTCCTGGAAGCCCGGGCCATCCGCAAGGCCTACCAGGGCCGGCCCGTCCTGGCCGGGGTGGGCCTGGCCCTGGGGGAGGGCCGCACCCTGGGCCTGGTGGGCGAGAGCGGCTCGGGCAAGACCACCTTCGGCCGGATCCTCATGGGCCTGGAACGGCCCGACGCGGGCGAGGTGCTCTACCGGGGCGAGCCCATGCCCCCCGCGGGGAGCCCGGCCTGGCGCGCCCTGCGCCGCCGCATCCAGGCCGTCCACCAGGACCCCTCCGCCGTGCTCAATCCCTTCTGGTCCATCCAGGAGATCCTGGAGGAACCCCTCCGCGTGCAGGGCCTGGCCCGGGCCCAGCGCCGGGCCCGCATCCCGGCCCTCCTGGACCAGGTGGGCCTCCCCGCCGCCGTGGCCCCCCGGCTCCCCGCGGAACTGAGCGGCGGCCAGAAGCAGCGGGTGGTCATCGCCCGGGCCCTCTCCCTCGCCCCCGACCTGCTCTTCGCGGACGAGCCCGTCTCGGCCCTGGACACCTCCGTGCAGGCCCAGATCCTCAACCTCCTCCTGGAGATCCGCCGGGAGCGCGCCATGGCCATGGTGATCGTCTCCCACAACATCGACGTGGTGCGCCACATGGCCGAGCGCACCCTGGTGCTGCGGGACGGGATCATCGTGGAGGAGGGTCCGTCCCAGGCCCTCTTCGACCACCCGGAGCATCCCTTCACCCGGGCCCTGGTGGGGGCCCTGCCAAGGCTGGCCTCACCCCTGTGA